In Polaribacter sp. Hel_I_88, the following proteins share a genomic window:
- a CDS encoding regulatory protein RecX gives MTKKSFTIDEVKRKLENYCVYQDRCHKEVEQKMRDYFLIPEAKEMILLSLMKDNFLNEERFAKSFARGKFRIKSWGKQRIIRELKFKDISAYNIKTALKEIDETDYLETIYKITENRNAVISEANIYKRKQKLIGFLMRKGFENELIYKVVNEVVS, from the coding sequence ATGACAAAAAAATCTTTTACAATCGATGAAGTAAAACGAAAACTCGAAAACTACTGTGTGTATCAGGATCGATGTCATAAAGAAGTAGAGCAAAAAATGCGTGACTATTTTTTGATTCCTGAAGCCAAAGAAATGATTTTGTTAAGTTTGATGAAAGACAACTTCTTAAACGAAGAACGTTTTGCTAAGAGTTTTGCTCGTGGAAAATTCCGAATTAAAAGTTGGGGAAAACAACGAATTATAAGAGAATTAAAATTTAAAGATATTTCTGCATACAACATAAAAACTGCCTTAAAAGAAATTGATGAAACAGATTATCTTGAAACCATTTACAAAATTACAGAAAACCGAAATGCCGTAATTTCTGAAGCTAACATTTACAAAAGAAAACAAAAACTGATTGGCTTTTTAATGCGAAAAGGTTTTGAAAATGAACTAATTTATAAGGTTGTAAATGAAGTGGTTTCGTAA
- the serS gene encoding serine--tRNA ligase, translated as MLQVNFIRENKATVLQGLAKRNFANAETIIEQVLTADENRRATQLELDNILAESNKISKEIGVLYKSGQAQKANILKEKTGQLKESSKDLSEKLNGFSDELDALLYQIPNVPHTSVKAGKSEEDNENIFSEGAIPDLGENALPHWELAKKYDIIDFELGTKIAGAGFPVYKGKGARLQRALINYFLDKNIEAGYTEVQVPHLVNTESATATGQLPDKDGQMYHATVDDLYLIPTAEVPITNMFRGNLMQETEFPICVTGYTPCFRREAGSYGAHVRGLNRLHQFDKVEIVRIEHPENSYNALNDMVEHIKNILGELKLPYRILRLCGGDTGFTSALTFDFELFSTAQDRWLEISSASNFETFQANRLKLRFKNSEGKSELAHTLNGSSLALPRVLAGILENYQTEKGIVIPKVLVPYCGFSLID; from the coding sequence ATGTTACAGGTAAATTTTATTAGAGAAAACAAAGCAACTGTTTTACAAGGTTTGGCAAAACGTAATTTTGCGAATGCTGAAACAATTATTGAACAGGTTTTAACTGCGGATGAAAATAGAAGAGCAACGCAACTTGAGTTAGACAATATCTTGGCTGAATCTAATAAAATATCCAAAGAAATTGGAGTTCTTTACAAAAGTGGACAAGCGCAAAAGGCAAACATTTTAAAAGAAAAAACAGGACAATTAAAAGAAAGTTCTAAAGATTTATCCGAAAAATTAAATGGTTTTTCTGATGAGTTAGATGCACTTTTATATCAAATACCAAATGTGCCTCATACTTCTGTAAAAGCAGGAAAATCTGAAGAAGATAATGAGAACATATTTAGCGAAGGCGCAATTCCTGATTTAGGAGAAAATGCACTTCCTCATTGGGAATTAGCAAAAAAATACGACATTATAGATTTTGAGTTAGGAACTAAAATTGCGGGTGCTGGTTTTCCTGTTTATAAAGGAAAAGGTGCAAGATTACAACGTGCATTAATCAACTATTTTTTAGATAAAAATATTGAAGCTGGTTACACAGAAGTGCAAGTGCCACATTTAGTAAATACAGAATCTGCAACTGCAACTGGACAATTACCAGATAAAGATGGACAAATGTATCATGCTACAGTGGATGATTTGTATTTGATTCCAACTGCAGAAGTGCCAATTACCAATATGTTTCGTGGAAATTTAATGCAGGAAACTGAATTCCCAATTTGCGTAACAGGTTACACACCTTGTTTTAGACGTGAAGCAGGAAGTTATGGTGCTCACGTTCGTGGTTTAAACAGATTGCATCAATTTGATAAAGTAGAAATTGTACGAATTGAACATCCAGAAAATTCTTACAACGCTTTGAATGATATGGTTGAGCACATCAAAAATATTTTAGGAGAGTTAAAATTACCTTATAGAATTTTACGTTTGTGTGGAGGAGATACTGGTTTTACATCAGCATTAACATTCGATTTTGAATTATTTTCCACAGCTCAAGATCGATGGTTGGAAATTAGTTCTGCATCAAATTTTGAAACGTTTCAAGCAAATAGATTGAAATTACGTTTTAAAAACAGCGAAGGGAAAAGCGAATTAGCACACACTTTAAATGGAAGTTCTTTAGCTTTACCAAGAGTTTTAGCTGGAATTTTAGAAAACTATCAAACAGAAAAGGGCATTGTTATTCCAAAAGTTTTAGTGCCTTATTGTGGTTTTAGCTTAATAGATTAA
- a CDS encoding tetratricopeptide repeat protein has protein sequence MENDQNTFFLAETYYREGEYEKATQIYKKLYDKSSFNTSYLTRLISCYQETDKFLIAENLLKARIEKNPSQTFLYVYLGYNFEKQQLNELAKTNYEKAINSLHENASYAGIIGRLFKEYNLLSYAILAYEKAMEANENADYNFQIAQIYGEQGEYKQMFESYINLVDKNESYLNLVQRYASRYITDDPESETNILFRKTLLRKAASNPKNEWNILLSWLFAQQKDYGKALIQEKALYQRNSGDLVEIFSLGKIAFQNKDYQTAKECFTFIDEKSLLKEEKIDANLYLAKIAVATKNPETETLFQNLFTKFGKSPQTIELQVAYADFLTFTKNEPLQASSVLEEALTYSQSKFDEGRIKLKLGEVLVFRGLFNKALIYFSQIQTQLKGSEIAQQARFKVAQTSYFKGDFDWAKAQLKVLKGSTTQLIANDAVDLFLRITDNEPVDSIPSGLKQLAKAELFAYQNKNEDALEELANLLSPKKQNTEEFLTEGLAVSGIAIPGEVIYDDVLFLQAKLFIKQEKYDDAITSLEKIIAADNQGFLTDDVYYLMAETYNENLNDIEKAKEYYQKIIFDHPSSIYLVDARKKFRKLRGDSI, from the coding sequence ATGGAAAATGATCAGAATACTTTTTTTTTAGCAGAAACTTACTATAGAGAAGGAGAATATGAAAAAGCTACTCAAATTTATAAAAAATTATACGATAAAAGTTCTTTTAACACAAGTTATTTAACGCGCTTAATTTCTTGCTATCAAGAAACCGATAAATTTTTAATAGCAGAAAATTTGCTAAAAGCACGTATTGAAAAAAATCCTTCTCAAACTTTTTTATATGTTTACTTAGGATATAATTTCGAAAAACAACAGCTAAATGAACTTGCCAAAACAAACTACGAAAAAGCCATAAATTCTTTACATGAAAATGCTAGTTATGCTGGTATTATTGGGCGTCTTTTTAAAGAATACAATCTTTTAAGTTATGCTATTTTAGCTTACGAAAAAGCAATGGAAGCTAACGAAAATGCTGATTATAATTTTCAAATTGCACAGATTTATGGTGAGCAAGGTGAGTACAAACAAATGTTTGAATCGTATATTAATTTGGTTGATAAAAACGAAAGCTACCTCAACTTAGTCCAAAGATACGCAAGCAGGTATATTACTGATGACCCAGAAAGTGAAACTAATATTTTGTTCAGAAAAACACTTTTAAGAAAGGCTGCAAGCAACCCAAAAAACGAATGGAATATTCTTTTAAGCTGGTTATTTGCACAACAAAAAGATTATGGAAAAGCTTTAATTCAAGAAAAAGCTTTGTATCAAAGAAATTCGGGTGATTTAGTAGAAATTTTTAGTTTAGGTAAGATTGCTTTCCAGAATAAAGACTATCAAACTGCAAAAGAATGTTTTACTTTTATTGATGAAAAATCTCTTTTAAAAGAAGAAAAAATTGATGCTAACTTGTATTTGGCAAAAATTGCTGTTGCTACGAAAAACCCTGAAACAGAAACGCTTTTTCAAAATTTATTTACCAAATTTGGCAAAAGCCCGCAAACAATAGAGTTGCAAGTTGCATACGCAGATTTTTTAACCTTTACCAAAAACGAACCTTTACAAGCAAGTAGTGTTTTAGAGGAAGCTTTAACCTATTCCCAATCTAAATTTGATGAAGGTAGGATTAAATTAAAATTAGGCGAAGTTTTAGTTTTTAGAGGATTGTTTAACAAAGCATTGATTTATTTTTCGCAAATTCAAACACAATTAAAAGGCTCTGAAATTGCACAACAAGCTCGTTTTAAAGTAGCACAAACTAGCTATTTTAAGGGCGATTTTGATTGGGCAAAAGCACAATTAAAAGTTTTAAAAGGTTCAACTACACAATTAATTGCTAATGATGCAGTCGATTTATTTTTAAGAATTACAGATAATGAACCTGTAGATTCCATTCCTTCTGGTTTAAAACAATTGGCAAAAGCAGAATTGTTTGCGTATCAAAATAAAAACGAAGATGCTTTAGAGGAACTTGCAAATCTTTTATCGCCTAAAAAACAAAATACAGAAGAATTTTTGACAGAAGGTTTAGCTGTTTCTGGAATAGCAATTCCTGGTGAAGTTATTTATGATGATGTTTTGTTTTTACAGGCAAAACTATTCATCAAACAAGAAAAATATGATGATGCAATTACAAGCCTAGAGAAAATTATTGCAGCAGATAACCAAGGTTTTTTAACAGATGATGTTTATTATTTAATGGCAGAAACTTATAACGAAAACTTAAATGACATTGAAAAAGCAAAAGAGTATTATCAAAAAATAATTTTTGACCATCCATCAAGTATTTATTTGGTTGATGCTAGAAAAAAATTTAGAAAATTGAGAGGAGATAGTATTTAG
- a CDS encoding DUF4286 family protein: MYIYNVTINIDNAVHDEWLTWMETHILEVLNTGKFISAKFTQVLVEEEMGGKTYSVQYTANTKEDLQDYYKEDAEGLRVKSLQKFGDKMLAFRTELKLVKEFYPTANNN; this comes from the coding sequence ATGTACATATACAACGTAACAATTAATATAGACAATGCTGTTCATGATGAATGGTTAACATGGATGGAAACTCATATTTTAGAGGTTTTAAATACAGGGAAGTTTATTTCGGCTAAATTCACACAAGTTTTGGTGGAAGAAGAAATGGGTGGCAAAACATATTCTGTGCAATACACAGCAAATACAAAAGAAGATTTGCAAGATTATTATAAAGAAGATGCAGAAGGTTTAAGAGTAAAAAGCTTACAAAAATTCGGAGATAAAATGCTTGCTTTTAGAACAGAATTAAAACTGGTTAAAGAGTTCTACCCAACTGCAAATAACAATTAA
- a CDS encoding lipocalin family protein, whose product MKNLILLILTALFLSCGAKKLVTSKEKRFEGNWYLEKITYNIDANYNVTLFDDASKYCFEGSSWKFLRDNKSGNYVINKTSCETQVRDFKYIIGNEDDATGFYNLTLTPINGNTSKSYNLFLKDLDMSSMKWQESRTIDGVEFTIEMRFKKFE is encoded by the coding sequence ATGAAAAATTTAATACTATTAATTCTTACAGCATTATTTTTAAGCTGTGGAGCAAAAAAACTAGTAACATCTAAAGAAAAAAGATTTGAAGGCAACTGGTATTTAGAAAAAATAACCTACAATATAGATGCTAATTATAATGTAACGTTGTTTGATGACGCCTCTAAATATTGTTTTGAAGGCAGTAGCTGGAAATTTTTAAGAGATAACAAATCTGGTAATTATGTAATTAACAAAACATCTTGCGAAACTCAGGTAAGAGATTTCAAATATATTATTGGTAATGAAGATGATGCAACAGGCTTTTATAATTTAACTTTAACTCCAATTAATGGGAATACAAGCAAATCTTATAACTTATTCTTAAAAGATTTAGACATGTCTTCTATGAAATGGCAAGAAAGCAGAACCATAGATGGTGTAGAATTTACGATAGAAATGAGATTCAAAAAGTTCGAATAA
- the rsmA gene encoding 16S rRNA (adenine(1518)-N(6)/adenine(1519)-N(6))-dimethyltransferase RsmA, whose translation MSVKAKKHLGQHFLTDETIAKDIADALTEVGYNHVLEIGPGMGVLTKYILQKKPKVTVFELDRESVAYLKDVFPIENINLNTSKEKFEIIEGDFLKKDIQEIFKKEQVAIIGNFPYNISTQIVFKAIENREFVPEFAGMFQKEVAMRIAEKEGSKVYGILSVLTQAFFDVEYLFTVPPTVFNPPPKVDSGVIRFIRKKDYSLPVDEKLFFRVVKTAFNQRRKMLRSSLKSFNLSDSLKEEPIFAKRPEQLSVQEFISLTQKLAKDAI comes from the coding sequence ATGTCTGTAAAAGCAAAAAAACATTTAGGTCAACATTTTTTAACAGATGAAACCATTGCAAAAGATATTGCAGATGCTTTAACAGAAGTTGGTTATAATCATGTATTAGAAATTGGTCCTGGAATGGGTGTTTTGACAAAATACATCTTACAGAAAAAACCAAAAGTTACTGTTTTTGAGTTAGACAGAGAATCTGTAGCGTATTTAAAAGATGTGTTTCCCATTGAAAATATCAACCTAAATACATCCAAAGAAAAATTCGAAATTATTGAAGGCGACTTTTTAAAGAAAGATATTCAAGAAATTTTTAAGAAAGAACAAGTAGCCATTATTGGTAATTTTCCATATAATATTTCTACGCAAATTGTTTTTAAAGCGATAGAAAACAGAGAATTTGTTCCTGAATTTGCAGGTATGTTTCAAAAAGAAGTTGCGATGCGAATTGCTGAAAAAGAAGGCTCTAAAGTATATGGAATTTTATCTGTTTTAACACAAGCTTTTTTTGATGTAGAATACTTATTTACAGTACCACCAACTGTTTTTAATCCACCACCAAAAGTAGATTCTGGCGTAATTCGTTTCATCAGAAAAAAAGATTATTCGTTACCTGTAGATGAAAAACTATTTTTTAGAGTTGTAAAAACGGCCTTTAATCAACGTAGAAAAATGTTACGTTCTAGTTTAAAATCTTTCAATCTTTCGGATTCTTTAAAGGAAGAACCTATCTTTGCAAAACGACCAGAACAATTATCAGTTCAAGAGTTTATTTCACTCACGCAAAAACTAGCAAAAGATGCCATTTGA
- the mgtE gene encoding magnesium transporter, whose translation MPFEITDDFLDNLSILIAKDQSKEITALFEDVHFADIAEVLDELDFDEAIYIIKLLDSEKTSEILTELEDDIREKILDNLSAQEIADEIGEMDSDDAADIIGELSIERQKRVINALEDDTLKADIKELLSYEDNTAGALMAKELVKVYETWTVAGCMRRIRGQAAEVTRVHSIYVVDKEDKLVGRLSLKDLIIAKSDQKIADISKDSVDSVNVDEDDEEIAKIMAKYDLEAIPVVDDNNVLVGRITIDDIVDVIRDEADKDYQMAAGFSQDVEVNDTIWELTKARLPWLILALFGGFISVSVLGSFDSAMGTYPELFFFTPLIAAMAGNVGVQSSAIIVQGLANDSLRGSLFKRLLKEILQGLLNGFVLAALLMSAGMLFLGFKLDLGITVAASLVSVIVIASIIGTFIPIILAKRGVDPALATGPFITTSNDILGILIYFSIAKLVLGF comes from the coding sequence ATGCCATTTGAAATCACAGACGACTTTCTAGATAACCTTTCCATACTTATTGCCAAAGACCAATCAAAAGAGATTACAGCTTTATTTGAGGACGTTCATTTTGCTGATATTGCAGAGGTTTTAGACGAGTTAGATTTTGATGAAGCCATTTACATCATTAAACTTTTAGACAGCGAAAAAACATCTGAAATCCTAACAGAATTAGAAGATGATATTCGAGAGAAAATTCTTGACAATTTATCCGCTCAAGAAATTGCAGATGAAATTGGTGAAATGGATTCTGATGATGCAGCAGATATTATTGGAGAACTTTCCATTGAGCGTCAAAAACGAGTTATAAATGCGTTAGAAGATGATACTCTTAAAGCAGATATAAAAGAACTTTTATCGTACGAAGATAATACTGCAGGTGCTTTAATGGCAAAAGAGCTTGTAAAAGTGTATGAAACTTGGACAGTTGCAGGTTGTATGCGTAGAATTCGTGGGCAAGCAGCAGAAGTAACCAGAGTGCATTCCATTTACGTAGTTGACAAAGAAGATAAACTAGTTGGACGTTTGTCTTTAAAAGATTTAATAATCGCAAAATCCGATCAAAAAATAGCAGATATTTCTAAAGATTCTGTAGATTCCGTAAATGTAGATGAAGATGATGAAGAGATTGCCAAAATTATGGCAAAATACGATTTGGAAGCCATTCCTGTTGTAGATGATAACAACGTTTTAGTAGGTAGAATTACTATTGATGATATTGTTGATGTTATTAGAGATGAAGCTGATAAAGATTACCAAATGGCTGCAGGTTTCTCTCAAGATGTGGAAGTAAATGATACCATTTGGGAATTGACAAAAGCACGTTTACCTTGGCTAATTTTAGCACTTTTTGGTGGTTTTATTTCGGTTTCTGTACTGGGTAGTTTCGATTCTGCTATGGGTACTTATCCAGAACTTTTCTTTTTTACACCCTTAATTGCAGCAATGGCTGGTAATGTTGGTGTACAATCTTCTGCAATTATTGTGCAAGGTTTAGCAAACGATAGTTTGCGAGGTTCGCTTTTTAAACGACTTTTAAAAGAAATTTTACAAGGATTGTTAAACGGATTTGTTTTAGCAGCGCTATTAATGTCTGCAGGAATGTTATTTCTAGGTTTTAAATTAGATTTAGGAATTACAGTCGCAGCTTCTTTGGTTTCTGTTATTGTAATTGCCTCAATTATTGGTACTTTTATTCCGATTATTTTGGCAAAAAGAGGTGTAGATCCTGCATTAGCAACTGGTCCATTTATCACCACAAGCAACGATATTTTAGGAATTTTAATCTATTTTTCTATTGCTAAATTGGTGTTAGGTTTTTAG
- a CDS encoding type II toxin-antitoxin system RelE/ParE family toxin gives MVKKIIWTNFAEANLHTCFLELLEESKSLEITSRVITEVYESVLILSTNSEIYKLDSLKLNNKGNVRAFQKHSYRISYLVEEKEVYILRVKHAKKEPLEY, from the coding sequence ATGGTCAAAAAAATAATTTGGACTAATTTTGCAGAAGCAAATCTACACACTTGTTTTTTAGAACTTTTAGAAGAGTCTAAATCTTTAGAAATTACCTCTAGAGTGATTACTGAAGTTTATGAATCTGTTTTAATACTATCTACAAATTCAGAAATTTACAAATTAGATTCTTTAAAGCTTAATAATAAAGGGAACGTTAGGGCATTTCAAAAACATTCTTATAGAATTTCTTATTTAGTTGAAGAAAAAGAAGTTTATATTTTAAGAGTTAAGCATGCTAAAAAAGAACCTTTAGAATATTAA
- a CDS encoding RNA methyltransferase, with product MRKLKNNELGRISVDEFKAVKKTPLIIVLDNVRSLNNIGSVFRTSDAFLIEKIYLCGICATPPNKDIHKTALGATESVEWEYAESTLELVQKLKKDNVKVLAIEQAENSTKLDTFYPEKDTKYAVVMGNEVKGVQQAVVNASDFCIEIPQLGTKHSLNISVTTGVVIWDLFVKLKI from the coding sequence ATGAGAAAATTAAAAAATAACGAGTTAGGTAGAATTTCGGTTGATGAATTTAAAGCTGTTAAAAAAACACCTTTAATAATCGTTTTAGATAACGTTAGAAGTTTAAATAATATTGGTTCTGTCTTTAGAACTTCGGATGCTTTTTTGATTGAAAAAATCTATTTATGTGGCATTTGTGCAACTCCACCCAATAAAGATATTCATAAAACAGCTTTGGGTGCAACTGAATCTGTGGAATGGGAATATGCTGAAAGTACGCTTGAATTAGTTCAAAAATTAAAAAAAGATAACGTAAAAGTTTTGGCTATTGAGCAAGCTGAAAACTCGACCAAATTAGATACTTTTTACCCAGAAAAAGACACAAAGTATGCAGTTGTGATGGGAAATGAAGTAAAAGGTGTGCAGCAAGCAGTGGTAAATGCAAGCGATTTTTGTATTGAAATTCCGCAATTGGGCACCAAACATTCCTTGAATATTTCTGTAACTACAGGTGTTGTTATTTGGGATTTGTTTGTGAAGTTGAAGATTTAA
- the mutS gene encoding DNA mismatch repair protein MutS — translation MAKSKVKKVTPLMKQYNAIKKKYPDAMLLFRVGDFYETFGEDAKKAAGVLGITLTKRGAGSDSETALAGFPHHSLNTYLPKLVKAGMRVAICDQLEDPKMTKTIVKRGVTELVTPGVSLNDEVLQSKTNNFLAAVHFDKKQLGISFLDVSTGEYLVAQGNAEYIDKLLQNFSPSEVLVQKQHKQQFLELFENRYYTFYLDDWVFQKEYANETLHNHFEVKSLKGFGIHEVKNGIIAAGAVLYYLSETQHNQLKHIQNISRIAEDNYVWMDRFTVRNLELYNPNSVNAVTLLDVIDKTISPMGGRLLKRWLALPLKNIDEIQNRHELVKFFINSNDFSKTVTYQLKQISDLERLISKVATGKASPREIVLLKDSLKAILPIKSASEKSKNKTVQELGKQLHTCEVLITKITETLFDDAPVNINKGNAIANNVHQELDDLRAISSSGKQYLDDMLARETEATGISSLKIAFNNVFGYYIEVRNTHKDKVPTEWIRKQTLVSAERYITEELKEYETKILGAEEKIAKLEQEIFSKLLQYIIQFVDVVQENAQIISKIDCLLSFSVLAIDNNYVRPIMDESTDLDIKNGRHPVIEKQLPIDQTYIANDVVLNRNQQQIIMITGPNMSGKSAILRQTALIVLLAQMGSYVPAQNAKIGIVDKIFTRVGASDNISMGESTFMVEMNETASILNNVSERSLILLDEIGRGTSTYDGISIAWAISEFLHEHPTKAKTLFATHYHELNEMTTTFERIKNFNVSVKELEDNIIFLRKLVSGGSNHSFGIHVAKLAGMPNMVIHRANKILSQLEKNNKNDEVKDVLKQTQHEEMQLSFFQLDDPLLENIREEILATNIDTLTPIEALMKLNEIKRMLLKK, via the coding sequence TTGGCAAAATCAAAAGTAAAAAAGGTAACTCCTTTAATGAAACAATACAATGCTATCAAGAAAAAATATCCTGATGCTATGTTGCTTTTTCGTGTGGGAGATTTCTATGAAACTTTTGGAGAAGATGCCAAAAAAGCGGCTGGAGTTTTAGGAATTACGCTTACAAAACGTGGAGCTGGTTCAGATTCTGAAACTGCTTTGGCTGGTTTTCCTCATCATTCTTTAAATACCTATTTGCCAAAGTTGGTAAAAGCTGGAATGCGTGTCGCGATTTGCGATCAGTTAGAAGATCCAAAAATGACAAAAACCATTGTAAAACGTGGTGTTACAGAATTGGTTACGCCTGGAGTTTCTTTAAACGACGAAGTTTTACAAAGCAAAACCAACAACTTTTTAGCAGCTGTTCATTTCGATAAAAAACAATTAGGAATTTCTTTTCTCGATGTTTCTACAGGCGAATATTTAGTGGCTCAAGGAAATGCAGAATACATAGATAAATTGTTGCAAAACTTCTCTCCAAGTGAAGTTTTAGTCCAAAAGCAACACAAACAGCAATTTTTAGAGCTTTTTGAAAATAGATATTATACATTTTATTTAGACGATTGGGTTTTTCAAAAGGAATATGCAAACGAAACATTACACAATCATTTTGAAGTAAAAAGTTTAAAAGGTTTTGGAATTCACGAAGTCAAAAACGGAATTATTGCTGCTGGTGCTGTATTGTATTATTTATCAGAAACGCAACACAATCAGTTAAAACACATCCAAAATATTAGCAGAATTGCAGAAGACAATTATGTTTGGATGGATAGGTTTACAGTAAGAAATTTGGAATTATACAACCCAAATTCTGTAAACGCTGTAACACTTTTAGATGTGATTGACAAAACCATTTCGCCTATGGGTGGGCGATTGTTAAAACGCTGGTTGGCTTTGCCTTTAAAGAATATTGATGAGATTCAAAATCGTCATGAATTGGTCAAATTTTTTATCAATTCTAATGATTTTTCAAAGACAGTTACTTATCAACTAAAACAAATATCAGATTTAGAAAGATTGATTTCTAAAGTGGCAACTGGTAAAGCTTCGCCAAGAGAAATTGTATTGTTAAAAGATTCTTTAAAAGCAATTTTACCGATAAAAAGTGCATCAGAAAAAAGTAAAAACAAAACGGTTCAAGAACTTGGGAAACAATTACATACTTGTGAAGTTTTAATCACAAAAATTACAGAAACATTATTTGATGATGCTCCTGTAAACATCAATAAAGGAAATGCAATTGCCAATAATGTACATCAAGAATTAGACGATTTACGTGCAATTTCATCATCTGGAAAACAATATTTAGATGATATGCTAGCTCGTGAAACTGAAGCAACAGGAATTAGCAGTTTAAAAATAGCTTTCAACAACGTTTTTGGTTATTATATTGAAGTTCGAAATACACATAAAGATAAAGTTCCAACAGAATGGATTCGTAAACAAACTTTAGTTTCTGCTGAAAGATACATTACTGAAGAACTCAAAGAATACGAAACTAAAATTTTAGGTGCAGAAGAAAAAATTGCCAAATTAGAGCAAGAAATTTTCTCAAAATTGTTGCAATATATCATTCAATTTGTAGATGTTGTGCAAGAAAATGCGCAAATTATTTCAAAAATTGATTGTTTATTATCCTTTTCTGTTTTAGCAATCGACAACAATTATGTTCGTCCAATTATGGATGAAAGCACAGATTTGGACATCAAAAATGGAAGACATCCTGTTATAGAAAAGCAGCTTCCAATTGATCAAACGTATATTGCAAACGATGTTGTATTGAATAGAAATCAACAACAAATTATTATGATTACTGGACCAAACATGTCTGGTAAATCTGCCATTTTAAGACAAACTGCTCTCATTGTTTTATTAGCACAAATGGGAAGTTATGTGCCTGCTCAAAATGCAAAAATTGGGATTGTAGACAAGATTTTTACAAGAGTTGGTGCCAGTGATAATATTTCTATGGGCGAATCTACATTTATGGTAGAAATGAATGAAACAGCATCCATCTTAAATAATGTTTCTGAGCGCAGTTTAATTTTATTAGATGAAATTGGTAGAGGAACCTCTACTTATGATGGAATTTCGATTGCTTGGGCAATTTCTGAGTTCTTACACGAACACCCAACCAAAGCAAAAACATTATTTGCCACTCATTATCACGAATTGAATGAAATGACAACCACTTTTGAGCGAATCAAAAACTTTAATGTATCTGTAAAGGAGTTAGAAGACAACATTATTTTCTTGCGTAAATTGGTTTCTGGAGGCTCAAATCATAGTTTTGGTATTCACGTTGCAAAATTAGCAGGAATGCCAAATATGGTGATTCATAGAGCGAATAAAATACTATCACAATTAGAAAAAAATAATAAAAACGATGAAGTAAAGGACGTTTTAAAACAAACACAACACGAAGAAATGCAACTCAGTTTTTTTCAGTTAGATGATCCTTTATTAGAAAATATTCGTGAAGAAATTTTAGCAACAAATATTGATACATTAACACCTATTGAAGCTTTGATGAAATTGAACGAAATTAAAAGGATGTTGTTGAAAAAGTAA
- a CDS encoding twin-arginine translocase TatA/TatE family subunit, translated as MNTTILFIGGPEIFIIMLIVVMVFGADKIPEIARGLGKGMRQVKDATNDIKREINDSSKKHGLETDISKDIKKEVDSVKDKIDDLTGPIKRQF; from the coding sequence ATGAATACTACTATTTTATTTATTGGTGGCCCAGAGATTTTTATAATCATGTTAATTGTGGTGATGGTTTTTGGCGCGGATAAAATTCCTGAGATTGCAAGAGGTTTAGGAAAAGGAATGCGTCAAGTAAAAGATGCAACAAATGATATTAAAAGAGAAATTAACGATAGCTCTAAAAAGCATGGTTTAGAGACAGATATTAGTAAAGACATTAAAAAAGAAGTTGATAGTGTTAAAGATAAAATCGACGATTTAACTGGCCCAATTAAAAGACAGTTTTAA